The Acidianus infernus genome window below encodes:
- the csx1 gene encoding CRISPR-associated CARF protein Csx1 has translation MNILFAPIGDPTNYDEVTYIVDKEDGGQVSEFTNASFIAISKALNLNKDEIIVYAGLSLCDNSCTDLNCCRNSIRKKVSNKLGNNFKLLISPNIYGTRFTQKDRRNTLYFNFVYFNSLKILEDKKPDKVYIDITHGINHMPLLATDAIKLATYTYMIEKDKEGVELKVYNSEPVVKGNKGPYKIDAIYSEKLTTRQAILSIISPFLSKEGKNVIKNKVFKEIGDSSCNPDFVYHVVNALSGGIFLYLLLSKDKIDACLEAVENKLQKLDSENLNINITFDKGNVIYDESMHIEVSYLHSLLMISKHIAEGNNTLKNIRRMAEKYSTSDSVKYLILNEINNIENIVKKIGGIEKPMILAEVMKKAKEEDEKRLKYVALIRGTYTPTEALRKT, from the coding sequence ATGAATATTTTATTTGCCCCTATAGGCGACCCAACAAATTACGATGAGGTTACGTATATAGTTGATAAAGAGGATGGAGGGCAAGTAAGTGAATTCACTAATGCTTCATTCATTGCAATATCTAAAGCTTTAAACCTAAACAAGGACGAGATAATAGTATATGCAGGGTTGAGCTTATGCGATAATAGTTGTACAGATCTCAACTGTTGTAGAAATTCTATAAGAAAGAAAGTCTCCAATAAACTTGGCAATAACTTCAAGTTATTAATATCCCCAAACATATACGGCACTAGATTCACTCAAAAGGATAGGAGAAATACGCTCTATTTTAATTTCGTATACTTCAATTCTTTAAAAATCCTAGAAGACAAAAAGCCTGACAAGGTCTACATAGATATAACTCACGGAATAAATCACATGCCATTACTCGCCACAGACGCAATTAAGCTAGCCACATATACTTACATGATTGAAAAAGATAAGGAAGGAGTTGAACTAAAAGTTTACAATTCAGAACCAGTGGTGAAAGGAAACAAAGGCCCCTATAAAATAGACGCAATCTACTCGGAAAAATTAACCACTAGGCAAGCGATACTCTCAATCATATCTCCTTTCCTATCAAAGGAGGGCAAGAACGTAATAAAAAACAAGGTATTTAAAGAGATAGGCGACAGCTCTTGTAACCCAGACTTCGTTTACCACGTGGTCAACGCATTGTCAGGAGGGATATTCCTATACTTACTGCTGAGCAAGGATAAAATAGACGCCTGCTTAGAAGCTGTAGAAAATAAATTACAAAAGCTTGATAGCGAGAATCTCAACATAAATATAACTTTCGACAAAGGTAACGTAATTTACGACGAATCGATGCACATTGAAGTTAGCTACTTACACTCACTACTTATGATCTCTAAACACATAGCAGAAGGAAATAACACGCTGAAAAATATACGTCGTATGGCTGAAAAGTACTCTACGTCAGACTCAGTTAAATACCTAATCCTCAATGAGATAAATAATATAGAGAATATTGTAAAGAAAATTGGTGGAATTGAAAAACCCATGATACTTGCAGAGGTAATGAAAAAGGCGAAGGAAGAGGATGAGAAGAGGTTAAAATATGTAGCGTTGATAAGAGGAACTTATACGCCCACGGAGGCTTTGAGAAAAACGTAA
- a CDS encoding TM1812 family CRISPR-associated protein, with translation MCSVDKRNLYAHGGFEKNVTFLWNCGEDICVDYKGVDYKDCIKNVEEQL, from the coding sequence ATATGTAGCGTTGATAAGAGGAACTTATACGCCCACGGAGGCTTTGAGAAAAACGTAACGTTCCTCTGGAATTGTGGCGAAGATATCTGCGTAGACTATAAAGGCGTAGACTATAAAGATTGTATTAAAAACGTGGAAGAGCAATTATAA
- a CDS encoding protein kinase domain-containing protein, whose amino-acid sequence MNCNGEQYYPDKKSGLATIGDHVIINYSKTVTLISLSQPSGSVNPTSAQPLPKVPDVWIGSTIGSYKIESLIGEGGTGYVLKGRFSNQEVAIKVLKIDKDPDLFANLAREAFNLAELSKHPNVVKIYAINVDKLVIDKILNGDTLLYVKSPPYIVMELMKGSIYDLMMKDEFFYSQAWRRTVIRAIKKIAEALYYMHSNGYVHMDVKPQNILIDKVPSEPAELDNVNFKLGDMGGAVRVGEKVIQFTPTYAPPEVFLYKAMPVFDVFSLGMTLYVLLTRKIDRPDLQEMNEAFNDLSKVKVARDKLNAWSQNLDEVIRKAILLRATIKDFMNLQY is encoded by the coding sequence GTGAATTGCAATGGCGAACAGTACTATCCAGACAAAAAGAGCGGGTTGGCTACCATAGGGGATCACGTGATAATTAACTACAGTAAAACTGTAACTCTTATTTCGCTAAGTCAACCTAGTGGCTCCGTGAATCCAACAAGTGCCCAACCTCTGCCAAAAGTCCCAGACGTGTGGATAGGTAGTACTATAGGGTCATACAAAATCGAAAGCCTCATAGGTGAAGGAGGTACTGGGTACGTACTCAAGGGCAGGTTTTCTAACCAAGAGGTGGCAATAAAAGTCCTCAAGATTGATAAAGACCCAGACCTCTTTGCTAACTTAGCAAGGGAGGCGTTCAACTTGGCAGAACTATCTAAACACCCTAATGTGGTGAAGATCTACGCAATTAACGTCGACAAGCTCGTAATAGATAAGATTTTGAACGGTGACACGTTGCTTTACGTAAAAAGCCCACCTTACATAGTAATGGAACTCATGAAGGGCAGTATCTACGACCTCATGATGAAGGACGAGTTCTTTTACTCCCAAGCCTGGAGGAGGACAGTGATTAGGGCTATAAAAAAGATAGCCGAGGCGTTGTACTACATGCACTCAAATGGTTACGTACACATGGACGTTAAACCCCAAAACATTTTAATAGATAAGGTACCATCAGAACCAGCAGAGCTAGACAACGTAAACTTTAAGCTCGGAGACATGGGAGGGGCGGTGAGGGTTGGAGAAAAGGTCATTCAATTCACTCCGACTTATGCACCTCCAGAAGTATTTTTATATAAGGCGATGCCAGTCTTTGATGTTTTTTCCCTAGGGATGACGCTTTACGTACTTTTGACCAGAAAAATAGATAGGCCAGACCTGCAGGAAATGAACGAAGCTTTTAACGACTTGAGCAAGGTTAAGGTCGCTAGAGACAAGCTAAACGCGTGGAGCCAGAACTTGGATGAAGTGATAAGAAAAGCGATATTGTTACGAGCTACGATAAAGGATTTCATGAACTTACAGTACTGA